The Shewanella japonica genome has a window encoding:
- the mutT gene encoding 8-oxo-dGTP diphosphatase MutT, whose product MKVTSSSINLPEVIMKRVHVAVGVIINDEQKILLAKRHSHLHQGGKWEFPGGKVENNETVTQALIRELKEEVNLDVYTSISFLEIAHNYPDKHVLLDIHLVKDFDGIGEGLENQEIKWVEVSALSQYEFPEANIPIIKKLMNEMI is encoded by the coding sequence ATGAAGGTGACTTCTTCAAGCATTAACCTACCGGAAGTAATAATGAAAAGAGTTCATGTAGCCGTTGGCGTTATCATTAATGATGAACAAAAAATATTATTAGCAAAGCGTCACTCACACCTCCATCAAGGTGGTAAATGGGAATTTCCTGGTGGTAAGGTGGAAAACAATGAGACGGTCACACAAGCGCTAATTAGAGAGCTTAAAGAAGAAGTAAACCTCGATGTTTATACTTCGATTTCATTTTTGGAGATAGCACATAATTACCCTGATAAACATGTACTACTGGATATACATTTAGTCAAAGACTTTGATGGGATCGGAGAAGGCCTTGAAAATCAAGAAATCAAATGGGTAGAGGTCTCAGCCTTGTCACAATATGAATTTCCAGAAGCCAATATACCCATCATAAAGAAACTAATGAACGAAATGATATAA
- the yacG gene encoding DNA gyrase inhibitor YacG has protein sequence MPISVKCPICQENVQWNSESKFKPFCSERCKMIDLGDWASEKHAIPVKPEFDHETLDTEGFDEGDFFKH, from the coding sequence ATGCCAATTTCAGTTAAATGCCCAATTTGCCAAGAAAATGTTCAATGGAACAGTGAATCTAAATTTAAGCCATTTTGTAGTGAACGCTGTAAAATGATTGATTTAGGAGATTGGGCTAGTGAAAAACATGCTATTCCAGTAAAGCCAGAGTTTGATCACGAAACATTAGATACAGAAGGATTCGATGAAGGTGACTTCTTCAAGCATTAA